One window of the Pristiophorus japonicus isolate sPriJap1 chromosome 23, sPriJap1.hap1, whole genome shotgun sequence genome contains the following:
- the LOC139235340 gene encoding zinc finger protein 436-like, with protein sequence MEAKSTVHSVEKQYTCSVCGQGFSRSSNLEKHKCSHTGEKLCKCADCGKCFNYPSQLETHRRVHTGERPFSCSECGKGFTQLSNLLIHQRVHTGARPLSCSDCGKGFTRSADLLRHQRVHTGERPFTCSECGEGFTQSSNLLIHQRVHTGERTFTCSDCGKGFPRSSHLLRHQRIHAGKRPFTCSECGKGFTTSSHLLAHQPVHTGERPFTCSECGKGFTQSSHLLRHQRVHTQESPFTCSECGKGFTTSSHLLTHQRVRTGERPFICSECGRGFSQSSTLLKHQRVHK encoded by the coding sequence atggaagcaaaaagcactgttcacagcgtggagaaacagtacacgtgctctgtgtgtggacaaggcttcagccgatcatcaaacctggagaaacacaagtgcagtcacactggggagaaactgtgcaaATGTgcggactgtgggaaatgtttcaactacccatcccagctggaaacacatcggcgagttcacactggggagaggccattcagctgctctgagtgtgggaagggattcactcaattatccaacctgctgatacaccagcgagttcacactggggcgaggccgttaagctgctccgattgtgggaagggattcactcggtcagccgacctgctgaggcaccagcgagttcatactggggagaggccattcacctgctccgagtgtggggaaggattcactcagtcatccaacctgctgatacaccaacgagttcacactggggagaggacgttcacctgctccgattgtgggaagggattccctcggtcctcccacctgctgaggcaccagcgaattcacgctgggaagaggccattcacctgctctgagtgtgggaagggattcactacatcatcccacctgctggcacaccagccggttcacactggggagaggccattcacctgttctgagtgtgggaagggattcactcagtcatcccacctgctgagacaccagcgagttcacactcagGAGagtccattcacctgctcagagtgtgggaagggattcactacatcatcccacttgctgacacaccagcgagttcgcaccggggagaggccgttcatctgctctgagtgtgggaggggattcagtcagtcatccaccctgctgaaacaccagagagttcacaagtga